The following DNA comes from Bacteroidales bacterium.
TATACTTGCTACTGAAGCAAACTGCTTATCGCGGATACGCTGCATGATAGTTTCGTACATCGTACCAGTTGCCTGGTGTACAGGTAAACTATATAATGCTACGAACAGGATTACTCTGATGATATTGGTTTTCATGATGACTGACTTCCGGATAATACAACAAAAGTGGTTCCCAGAATCGTAGAACCACTTTTGTTAATAATGCCTCCTATTGCGGCATTTCGTAGAATTTCATTTCTCCGATACAAACAGGGCCACTTTCTGACACAGCATTATTCACTATTGTTTTTGAAAAGCTTAATTTCACATATCTGAATAGTGCTGCTGAAGAAAATACATCCGAATCGAATTGTTCTCCCAAACCTGTAACAGGCAATTCTTTGCTGATATACGTTTTCAGGAGAGTCCAGTTTGTATTATCGGCACTGATGAACACTTCAAATTCGGCCGGTTTGGAATTCGCCTGTGATGCACTGGTCCAGTACTGGAAACGGAATGCGGAAATATTATTACCCAGATCGAACACCAACCAATGAGGCATAGGCGGCAATGGATAGTCAACTCCATTGATGTTTGCCGGATCACGCCATTGCGACTGATAATGGCCTCCGACGCCACCGCCACCATCAAACAATGCGCTATATCCTGCTGAAGGCTGATTATTGGAGGTAACATTTGCGGCTGCAAGTGTTATCAGCTTACCAACACTTACGGTTACATTGCTGGTTGGCAATGATGCCTCCGGAGTAAATGTAATTACCGCCTTATCCATGTCATTCATCGAAGTTACTGTAACGGTTATTTCTGTCGATCCGTCGCCGCTGTTTTCCGAAAGCGTGCACCATCCTTTCCCGACTTCAACTGCAGCTGTCCACGGCACATTGCTAGTAATGGTCAGCGTACCTGTGCCACCTGAAGTCATAAAGCCAAGCGACGAAGCTGAAATTTCGAATTTTGGGGTAAGGGCAGCCTGTTCTACAACAAGTATTACCGGATCAATACCTTCTGCCGTAAAGGTTATGGTAGTGCTGCGCGGCTGGTTGATCCCTGTTGCACCTACAGTTACGGTAGCATTTACAGAACTTTCGGCGCTAACCGGATTGATGGTACACCATGACTGGTCTGTTTCATTAACTGTAGCTGTCCACGGAACATTGCTGGTGATGGCAAGTGGAAGCACTTCACCTTCACCTGCGAAATTGAGTGCATTCGTAGAAAGAGTCAATACCGCTCTGTTTGCAGTCTGACTGACAGTTACGGTTTTGTTGGCAATACCTTCTACTCCGGGTTTCACCGTAATGGTGGCCGAACGATCCTCTCCTACAGATGCGAAATCGGCTGTTACCGTAACAGTTGCCGATCCGCTTCCGGCTCCGGAATTCACGTTGCACCACGTTTTTCCGGCTTCAACTTCGACTGTCCAGGACATGTTGCTGGTAATGGAAAATGTTTTATCGCCACCATCACCTTCAAAATCAAGAGATGTTGGAGTTATTTCGAAAGTCGGATCAGGAGAAGTTTGTGTTACTGTAACCACCTGAGGCACCAGATCTGTAGTAGTAAATGTGATGATTGCCGTACGGGCCGCACCGGCGTCGGTATAAGGTGTTACCGATACCGCCAAGTTGCCGTCACTGTTTTTGTTTCCCCCCGATGGCGTTATAGTACACCATGTGGCCTCTTCATTTACTGTAGCCTTCCAGATCACATTAGAAGTCAGAGTGAGGGATTTGGAACCTCCCGCGTTATCAAAACTAAGTTCTGTGGCTGAAATTGATAATGACGGATCGTCGTTGTCATCCTTACATGAGTTGATAATAAAAAGCATGAGAATGATCATGCAAATGCCGCATATCATATGATATATTTTATTCTTATTTTCCATTGTTTTATTGTTTGTCAATTATTTTTGTTGGTTATGATCATCGCGGCAGCGGGGTACGAATCCGAAACGATTTCGCTGAAAGTAACCTTTTCATGGTTTTATACTGTTCTCGGTTAAGTTTTGTGCAAAGCCGGATTGCTTCGTCATTCCTCTTCGCAATGATACTTATCCGATACTTTTGATACACTCCCGCGATGACATTTTTTAACTTTTTGTATCCGATAATCGTATTATTTTTCAGGATCTACTACACCCAAATCACCTTTGATTAAACCGAATTCAGCCATGCTGAAAAACTGGTCATTATTGTAGCATTTCGAAATACTTAACCGGATATACCGGGTTGGGTTAATAATCATAAAAAATTTGGACTCATAAGAAGCCCCTACAGCACTGGGTAACCCTGATCCAATAGTTTCAAAAAATGTCCATTCAAGTCCGTCGGAACTGGTCATTACATCAATAATTTCCGGTTTTCCGTTGGTATTATCGTTCCGGTTAGTATATTTAAATTTGATCGTCTGTACTTCTTCATCTAGAAAAATATCCAGTACATGGGGAAGATCGACTGCCGGATTCCATTGCGACTGGTAAATGGTGGATAGATCGCCATCCAACATGCCTGCCACACCATGGCCTGAAGGTGTATTATTGGTAAAAATCTGGCCTATTGTCAGGTTGATGGGTTCTTCATCTTCCACATAATACGTTATGGTTGCTCGTTGCGGCTCCTGCGATACCGTGTGACTTGTTCCGCCGGTACCGGTCTCGCTTATAGACTGCAAACTGAAAGTTACCGGCCCATGCTTCTGCAAAAGGCCATCTATGGTAATGGTATCATTATATCTGCTGACTGTTTTATGTATGGTTCCCTGTTTTATCGGGTCGTGGTAACTTATCCGCACATGATCCAATGCCGAATCGGCAGGAACCTGCCATTTGAGCACTACTTTTCCTGGAAGCGGGTATGACGTTATTGCAGAAATATCGGAGGGAGTTATTTTATCCGAATCATCATCACATCCTGTTATCAACAATGATAATAAAACAACAGGAAATAGAATATTCAATAATATTTTCATCTTATTTACATGTTATGGTTTTAATACCCGGGATTTTGTTTCAACTTGGCACTTTTGTCCGTTTCCCCGCTGGGGATAGGTAACAGATAATGCGTGGGAGAATAGAATATTCTGGCAAAGTTGACTTCGGTAACGTTGAAGAAACTGGCATCATCAGTACCGTTAATATTCATGCCTTTTGCCTGGACATTAAAGTATTTGCGCCCTAACAACCACCGCCGTACATCCCAGAACCGGTGATTTTCCAGATAAAGTTCAATGGTTCGTTCCTGACGGACAATCTGCCGCATTTTATCCTGATTAAGGGTAATGCCAGTACCTGCCCATGATTCGTCTACGCCTTTCAATCCCGCACGGGTACGGATTTTGTCGATGTACGTTTTTGCCTCGTCCAACCTGTCAAGTTCTACCAAAGCTTCAGCATAATTAAGATAAAGTTCCGCCAGACGTGCCAGCGGCCAATAATAATCGACAATGGAACCCGATGTGCCATTACGCGAATACAGAGGAGGCACTCCTTTTTTGTTGAGGTATCCTGTCGGGGAATAGTTATTGGTACGGCTTTTGATTCCACAATTATCGTCTTTCCGGAATTGGGTCAGTTCTTTAAAAACATCATCCCTGTTAATTTCGTAATAACTATTGTGGAAGGCTATCCATGCATTGAACCGAGGTTCCCTGTTTTGGTTCAAATTCAGCGTGTTGCCGTTTCCGTTAGACTGGGCACTGTAATTGTACCGTCCTGCAAAGTCAAATGCAGGGTCGTCTTCGATAGGCAACCCGTTATTGGTATAAAAGAATTCCAGCATGGTTAATGTAGGTGCTATCCCGCACCAGGAAGCTCCCGAACGGAACGGGGTTGATTTGTTCTGTAAATCGTAGGTTCCTTCCTTACGGGTATCGCCCCAGATAATTTCCATACCGGATTTATCAGTAATTGTAAGGCGCAATGTCCGTTCAATGGGATCGTCCGGCAAAGGCATAGCCGTAGTTACCGGAGTGCCGGGATATAATATGTACCCTGCCGTTTCGGCGGCTTGTATCGCTGCTAAATTGGCCTGGGCTGCCCGTTCCCATTTTGTAAGGTCAAAGGTTGTGCTGATCAGCTGTTGTCCGGCTTCATTTTTGAAGTCGGCATACGTTCCGCTCAGATCATCGGTTTCAGCTACCGACGATTTTGCACCATTGAACAACGGCGAAGCGGCATACAACATCATACGCCCTTTAATAGCCAAAGCTGCCGTGCTTGTGGCTCTTCCATAAGCATTTCCTGTTTGTTCCGGTTTTAATCCGGCTGCAATTGCTTCGTCGAACTTGGCGGCAATCCATTCCACACACTCATCATAAGGCGCCCGTTCGGGATAGTTACTTACAGGAGTATTCAAATCGGGAAGTTCTTTGATCAAAAGCGTAGGCCCGTAACATTTCAACAGCAGGAAATGATAGTAAGCAATCAGAAAATGGGTTTCTGCTGTGTATTGCTGTTTATCATTATCCGACATTCCCGGTACTTTGTCAATATTATTCAATAGTAGATAACATTGCCTGATTCCCTGAAACAAGGTGTTCCAATAAGAAATGATAGGATTGTTTGCCGTATAATTACCTTTCGGAAAATCGGCAAAAGCTTCGTGTTCAAATGCTGTTACCACTTCGTCGGCAGTGAAAAAATCCAGGGATTTATCACCAAGACGCGAATTCGGCAAATAACTATAACACGAATAGAGATACCGCTCGGCGGCTGCCTTATCTTTAAATGCGTCTTCTTCAGTCGGCGTTTCATCCGGCACAATATCCAGATAGTCGCATCCGGCGGCTATGGTCAATATTACCAGTAAGTATATATATAATTTTTTCATTTTGATGTATTTTTAGTGTTTATAAAGTTACCTGTACACCGACGTTAATCACACGCTGTGTCGGATATTTGAATCCGGCGCCTCCACCCTGTTCGGGATCCCATAATTTAAACTTTGAGAAAGTCAATAAATTAGATCCGCTCAGATATACCCGGAAAAACTTGTAGGTATAGCCTATTTCGGCATTTTTCAATTTCAGAAAAGAAGCATCACGCTGCCAGTAAGTAGAAGCTACCGAGTTATTGGCGATATCTTCCTTGCTGATGCGCGGATACGCTGCATAGGGATTCTGATTGTCGAGACTCCAGTAATCATCTACAATAAACTGCAGTACATTATTGGTAGTGCTGGTGCCAAACGGATGAAAATCCGACATCATCAGTGTGGTCTGAGCTACTCCCTGAAAAAATACGGAAGCGTCAAAATTCTTATATTTCCCAGAAATACCAAATCCGTAAACAATCTGAGGAACTGTGGGATGTCCTGAATATATCTGGTCATTAGATTCGATACGTCCATCGCTGTTTCCTTCTTTATCAGGCATATCCCTGTATTTGATATCCCCGGCCATTACATTTCCTCCCAATAACTGGGTAGGAGTATTGTCTATCTCTTCCTGGTCGATAAACAAACGTTCGGCAATATATACCAAGGACTGGTTGGTGGAATGTCCCACTCTCGATTTTCCGGGATACTGTACAAAGTCAGGTTCATCATATTCCATTATCTTATTCTTTGCATAAGTAAAGGTTCCCATAGCTGAAAGATAGAGGTCTTTAGAGAAGTTTTTGCCATAGTCAACCGAAAAGTCAAACCCTCTATTCTTCACTTTTCCAAGATTTCCATAGATTTCCGTACCGGATGTTCCCATGAAATTCGGAATGGTTCTGCGTGCCATAAATATACCGTCACGGATTTCCCGGAAAGCATCCAGTGTAATATTAAGCGAACGGAATAACTGGATATCGACCCCAAGGTTGAGTTTATTTCCGACTTCCCATGTAACGGCTTCATTTAAAAACCGGTTGTAGGTAGGTCCGCTCAGGGAATAATTCTGGTCAACACCGGTGGTATATGATGCACTGCTTTGCAAAGAAACTTCCGACATGTATGCAAAACGTACATCTTCCCATTCCCCTGAAGAATTCTGCCTACGAACTGCTTCATTACCAACTTTACCCCACGAGCCGCGGATTTTGAAATTACTGACTGTGTTTTTCAGAGATTCCCAAAACGGTTCTTCACTGATAATATAACCTGCAGCTATTGAAGGGAAGAAACCGTAACGATGTCCCTTTGCGAAATTCTCACTACCGTTGTACCCGAAGTTAGCTTCAATCAGATACCTGTATTTATACGAATATGTGGCACGTCCCGCAATCCCCTGCTTCCGTTTTGGCAATGAGTTCATCAAATTTGAGGGATTGTTAATGTCGGTTTGATCCTGATTATACAACACCATTCCCGACACATTATGCTTTCCGGCAAAAGTACGGTCATACTCGAACATTGCCTGAATATATATCCTGCGGTCCCCGGAATTACTTCCTGAAGTGGAAAGGACTATTGCCGACGGGCTACTGGTTGAAGCCAATGTATAGCCGGTCATAATTCCCTGATTATCGACATCGTACGTATCAATATAATAACGATTATAACCACCGTTACGGGTTACTGTAGATCGGGTGTAGTTTGTGAACGAAGCCAATGCTTTAAATGAAAGGCCTTCGGTGACGAAATCCAGCTTTTGTTCAAAATCCAGATTGGCAATCACCGTACTTTGAAAATCGTCAGCGTAACCCTTAGTCATGTTTCCGACAGGATTTTCAGAAGCCATACCGGCGCTGCTCATTCCACCCCATGCCACATGGTCACGCTCAACCAATACATTTTCGCGGGGATCGTTGGGAAACAGAACAGGACAATCCACAGCATTGTTTTTCATTACATTTGCAAAGATATCTGTGATAGATGTTGCCGGACTGTGATATGACCTCATTTGAGCATTCAGCCTGAGACCGACACGAGTAGTTTTTGAAGCATGTACATTCAGGTTGTTCTGGAATGCATACCGCCACATATTGATATTGTTGTCGTAAGAAAAGAAATTTTTACCTCGATCTTTTAGCATTCCCGTTTCATGATTGACAGATGCACTCAGGAAGTAATCCATTTTTGCACCTCCGCCACGTATGTTGAAGTTGAGGTTCTGATTCCAAGCAGAGCTTTTGAACAACTCATCGTACCAGTTAACATTCGGATATAAAATAGGATCTATCCCGGCCTGCGTGCCCGCTATCTTAGCATCGGAATATGGAATCCCGCTTGAAGGACGGCTTGTTACCGCTTCGTTGTACATTTTCATATAGGTTACACCGTCTGCAATTTCTGGTGTTCGGGTAGGAGATGTCATCGCAGTTTCAAACCGGACATTGATGATCGGTTTTGCCAAGTTCGCACCCGATTTGGTAGTCACAAGCATTACCCCGTTCGCTCCCCGGGTACCATATAGCGCCGTAGCTGTGGCGTCTTTAAGAACAGAGAAACTTTCAATAACTTCTGGATCAAGAGCATTCAGAGCATTAGTACCTACTTGTACTCCATCAATAATGATTAACGGCGAAGTAAGGTCACTGATCGTAGATATTCCCCTGATCCAAAAACTGGCACCATCAGCTCCGGGCTGTCCGCTACGTTGTACGGCAACTACACCGGACAAACGTCCGGCAAAAGCCGTAGATAGCTGTGAAGCTGGCACTTTGAGATCCGACGGACGAACACTTTGCACAGATCCAACCACAGAAGCCTTCTTTTGTGTCCCATAACCTACAACTACAACTTCCTCTATTTGCTGAGAGTCTTCCAGTAATGTTATTTCAATATGATTTTGTCCCTTTACCGGCACCTCCTGAGCAAGGAATCCGATGAAAGAAAATACCAGAACAACATCTTCATCGTGCGGCACTGTTATATCAAAACGTCCGTTAAAATTGGTAGCTACACCTTTGGTTGAACCTTTAATTACCACGCTTGCTCCGGGGATAGGCTCTCCGGATGCATCGATAACAATGCCGGTAACTACCTGTGTTTGCATAGCTGAAGTTGATAAGTTGTCGGTTTCTTTGTTTTTCCACACTATAACTTGCCGGTCTACGATCCTATATTGGTTATTGGTCGCTCTGAATACTTCTTGTAACACCTCATCGATAGACTTAGCCGTTGTATCTAGATTTACCTTAGTACTAACATCCACAGCGTCATCCCGAAAAATAAAAATGAATTCGCTGTTGCGTTCAATTTCATCGAATACTTGCCGAATAGTAACATTTTCCATTTTCAGAGATAACTTAGTATCTTGCGAATATGTACTGCTTGCCCAAAGCATGCCTGTAGAAAAAATCATCAACACTATTGTAAACCTCATTATCAGCAATAATTTATAAACTTCTCCGTATTTAGGAATAGTATCTAAAAAATAATTCATATTTTTGTTTTTAATTTTTAATTAAAAATTGGTTTTATACTCTAAAGCAATAGGTTAAAACTTGTTTCTTACCGGATAATATGTGGGTATTATCCGGTTTTTTTTATCATAGGCGTTTATTTTTTATAAATGAATATTTGATTATTTTCTAACTTATATTGAATCGGCGCTAATATTAAAATAACTTCAAGCACGTCGACGATATCTTCTTTCATATCCAATTTACCGGAAATGATGTCTTCTTTAAGTGAAGTTTCGATAACAACCGGAATAGCATAATGCCTTTCCAATTTACGTAAAATTATTTCCAAATTTTCGCTTTTAAACTGCAACAGCCCGTCTTTCCAGCAGATATAGTCATAAATATCGATGGTTTTCACTTCTTGTACAGCCGTATGGTTATGGATACTGATTACCTGATCAGATTGTAACTGTGTTACCTGCCGGTTTTTATTGATTACCTGTACCGAACCGTTTACCAAAGCTATTTCTGTTTTATCTTCCCGAGGATATGCATTTACGTTAAAACTAGTTCCCAATACTGTTACTTCCACATTACTGCTGGTTTTTACGATAAAAGGTTTAGCTTCATTCCTTGCTATTTCGAAATATGCTTCGCCTTCAATGAATACTTCGCGTTTTTTACCTGTGAATTCGACAGGGTATACGGCACGGCTACCGGCATTCAGCCATAATTTGGAACCATCGGCAAATGTT
Coding sequences within:
- a CDS encoding discoidin domain-containing protein, coding for MENKNKIYHMICGICMIILMLFIINSCKDDNDDPSLSISATELSFDNAGGSKSLTLTSNVIWKATVNEEATWCTITPSGGNKNSDGNLAVSVTPYTDAGAARTAIITFTTTDLVPQVVTVTQTSPDPTFEITPTSLDFEGDGGDKTFSITSNMSWTVEVEAGKTWCNVNSGAGSGSATVTVTADFASVGEDRSATITVKPGVEGIANKTVTVSQTANRAVLTLSTNALNFAGEGEVLPLAITSNVPWTATVNETDQSWCTINPVSAESSVNATVTVGATGINQPRSTTITFTAEGIDPVILVVEQAALTPKFEISASSLGFMTSGGTGTLTITSNVPWTAAVEVGKGWCTLSENSGDGSTEITVTVTSMNDMDKAVITFTPEASLPTSNVTVSVGKLITLAAANVTSNNQPSAGYSALFDGGGGVGGHYQSQWRDPANINGVDYPLPPMPHWLVFDLGNNISAFRFQYWTSASQANSKPAEFEVFISADNTNWTLLKTYISKELPVTGLGEQFDSDVFSSAALFRYVKLSFSKTIVNNAVSESGPVCIGEMKFYEMPQ
- a CDS encoding DUF4959 domain-containing protein — protein: MKILLNILFPVVLLSLLITGCDDDSDKITPSDISAITSYPLPGKVVLKWQVPADSALDHVRISYHDPIKQGTIHKTVSRYNDTITIDGLLQKHGPVTFSLQSISETGTGGTSHTVSQEPQRATITYYVEDEEPINLTIGQIFTNNTPSGHGVAGMLDGDLSTIYQSQWNPAVDLPHVLDIFLDEEVQTIKFKYTNRNDNTNGKPEIIDVMTSSDGLEWTFFETIGSGLPSAVGASYESKFFMIINPTRYIRLSISKCYNNDQFFSMAEFGLIKGDLGVVDPEK
- a CDS encoding RagB/SusD family nutrient uptake outer membrane protein, producing the protein MKKLYIYLLVILTIAAGCDYLDIVPDETPTEEDAFKDKAAAERYLYSCYSYLPNSRLGDKSLDFFTADEVVTAFEHEAFADFPKGNYTANNPIISYWNTLFQGIRQCYLLLNNIDKVPGMSDNDKQQYTAETHFLIAYYHFLLLKCYGPTLLIKELPDLNTPVSNYPERAPYDECVEWIAAKFDEAIAAGLKPEQTGNAYGRATSTAALAIKGRMMLYAASPLFNGAKSSVAETDDLSGTYADFKNEAGQQLISTTFDLTKWERAAQANLAAIQAAETAGYILYPGTPVTTAMPLPDDPIERTLRLTITDKSGMEIIWGDTRKEGTYDLQNKSTPFRSGASWCGIAPTLTMLEFFYTNNGLPIEDDPAFDFAGRYNYSAQSNGNGNTLNLNQNREPRFNAWIAFHNSYYEINRDDVFKELTQFRKDDNCGIKSRTNNYSPTGYLNKKGVPPLYSRNGTSGSIVDYYWPLARLAELYLNYAEALVELDRLDEAKTYIDKIRTRAGLKGVDESWAGTGITLNQDKMRQIVRQERTIELYLENHRFWDVRRWLLGRKYFNVQAKGMNINGTDDASFFNVTEVNFARIFYSPTHYLLPIPSGETDKSAKLKQNPGY
- a CDS encoding TonB-dependent receptor is translated as MNYFLDTIPKYGEVYKLLLIMRFTIVLMIFSTGMLWASSTYSQDTKLSLKMENVTIRQVFDEIERNSEFIFIFRDDAVDVSTKVNLDTTAKSIDEVLQEVFRATNNQYRIVDRQVIVWKNKETDNLSTSAMQTQVVTGIVIDASGEPIPGASVVIKGSTKGVATNFNGRFDITVPHDEDVVLVFSFIGFLAQEVPVKGQNHIEITLLEDSQQIEEVVVVGYGTQKKASVVGSVQSVRPSDLKVPASQLSTAFAGRLSGVVAVQRSGQPGADGASFWIRGISTISDLTSPLIIIDGVQVGTNALNALDPEVIESFSVLKDATATALYGTRGANGVMLVTTKSGANLAKPIINVRFETAMTSPTRTPEIADGVTYMKMYNEAVTSRPSSGIPYSDAKIAGTQAGIDPILYPNVNWYDELFKSSAWNQNLNFNIRGGGAKMDYFLSASVNHETGMLKDRGKNFFSYDNNINMWRYAFQNNLNVHASKTTRVGLRLNAQMRSYHSPATSITDIFANVMKNNAVDCPVLFPNDPRENVLVERDHVAWGGMSSAGMASENPVGNMTKGYADDFQSTVIANLDFEQKLDFVTEGLSFKALASFTNYTRSTVTRNGGYNRYYIDTYDVDNQGIMTGYTLASTSSPSAIVLSTSGSNSGDRRIYIQAMFEYDRTFAGKHNVSGMVLYNQDQTDINNPSNLMNSLPKRKQGIAGRATYSYKYRYLIEANFGYNGSENFAKGHRYGFFPSIAAGYIISEEPFWESLKNTVSNFKIRGSWGKVGNEAVRRQNSSGEWEDVRFAYMSEVSLQSSASYTTGVDQNYSLSGPTYNRFLNEAVTWEVGNKLNLGVDIQLFRSLNITLDAFREIRDGIFMARRTIPNFMGTSGTEIYGNLGKVKNRGFDFSVDYGKNFSKDLYLSAMGTFTYAKNKIMEYDEPDFVQYPGKSRVGHSTNQSLVYIAERLFIDQEEIDNTPTQLLGGNVMAGDIKYRDMPDKEGNSDGRIESNDQIYSGHPTVPQIVYGFGISGKYKNFDASVFFQGVAQTTLMMSDFHPFGTSTTNNVLQFIVDDYWSLDNQNPYAAYPRISKEDIANNSVASTYWQRDASFLKLKNAEIGYTYKFFRVYLSGSNLLTFSKFKLWDPEQGGGAGFKYPTQRVINVGVQVTL